One window of the Cydia fagiglandana chromosome 22, ilCydFagi1.1, whole genome shotgun sequence genome contains the following:
- the LOC134675439 gene encoding uncharacterized protein LOC134675439, giving the protein MVNYCCVQGCGRNSKQNKHLNYYSLPKEKRRQVQWLQAAGRTDLLEKDKVLVSHRFCSRHFPPSSIKNKHLCDTAVPSLCLPGTTKNMNDSEVHDHKGIVCDSCGLAVSGFRYKCVSCADYDLCQKCEMRETHPDHYMLRMPKPLKHKLADDLIGKWRQFFSAKHATPESDSDDEPITKYRNHSSVDLSEEVKRAIRAEVARVSKLPEPEDPQLKRKTATERRPIKRIRMDGTIGYDDEDRSVPEVAFADVNEDNQLLEVKHEVTVEEWKKMVHVKISDDLTELMIEVPQQNAGHMSYTNTG; this is encoded by the exons ATGGTGAATTATTGCTGCGTACAAGGATGTGGTCGTAACagcaaacaaaacaaacatttGAACTATTATAGTTTGCCGAAAGAAAAACGACG GCAAGTGCAATGGCTCCAAGCGGCGGGGCGCACGGAcctgctagaaaaggacaaggTGCTGGTTTCACACCGGTTCTGCTCGCGACACTTCCCTCCCTCATCTATAAAAAACAAACATCTTTGTGACACTGCTGTGCCCTCGCTCTGCCTACCTGGGACTACTAAAAATATGAATG ATAGCGAGGTCCACGATCACAAAGGCATTGTGTGTGATAGCTGCGGGCTGGCCGTCTCCGGGTTCCGGTACAAGTGCGTCTCCTGCGCGGACTATGACCTGTGCCAGAAATGCGAGATGAGGGAGACGCATCCCGATCATTATATGCTGAGGATGCCCAAGCCTTTGAAACAT AAATTGGCGGACGATCTGATCGGCAAGTGGCGTCAGTTCTTCTCAGCGAAGCACGCTACGCCAGAGTCGGACAGCGACGATGAGCCCATCACCAAATACAG GAATCACAGCAGCGTCGACCTATCTGAAGAAGTGAAGCGCGCGATTCGAGCCGAAGTGGCGCGAGTGTCAAAACTGCCAGAACCAGAGGATCCCCAGCTTAAGAGGAAAACGGCCACCGAGCGGCGCCCGATTAAGAGGATACGGATGGACGGCACGATAG GGTATGATGACGAGGATAGGAGCGTCCCGGAGGTGGCGTTCGCCGACGTCAACGAGGATAATCAGCTCCTGGAAGTCAAGCACGAAGTCACTGTAGAAG AATGGAAGAAGATGGTGCATGTCAAAATAAGTGACGACCTGACGGAGCTCATGATAGAAGTACCTCAACAAAATGCGGGGCACATGAGTTATACAAATACAGGgtga
- the LOC134675589 gene encoding protein lethal(2)essential for life-like: MSLLPFIMGLDHPHRLMEQDFGLALTPDDLLTAAVSPMLSRDYYRPWRQLAAAARDVGSTIKSDKEKFQVNLDVQHFAPEEITVKTADGFVVIEGKHEEKKDEHGYISRQFTRRYALPEGCNSETVESRLSSDGVLSVIAPRVAPALKNERSVPISQTGPVRKEIKDQSPQANGDKK; the protein is encoded by the coding sequence ATGTCTCTGCTACCTTTCATCATGGGCTTGGACCATCCCCACCGCCTGATGGAACAGGACTTCGGGCTCGCCTTGACTCCTGATGACTTACTCACCGCGGCCGTATCTCCAATGCTGTCCAGAGATTACTACCGTCCCTGGAGGCAGCTGGCCGCCGCAGCGCGAGACGTCGGCTCCACCATCAAGTCAGACAAGGAGAAGTTTCAAGTAAACCTCGACGTGCAACACTTCGCGCCTGAAGAGATCACTGTCAAGACAGCCGATGGATTCGTCGTCATCGAGGGAAAACATGAGGAAAAGAAGGACGAGCATGGATACATCTCTCGGCAGTTTACAAGACGGTACGCGCTTCCTGAAGGCTGCAACTCTGAGACCGTGGAGTCAAGGCTATCTTCTGACGGAGTCTTGTCCGTCATCGCTCCCCGCGTGGCTCCAGCTTTGAAGAACGAGAGGAGTGTCCCCATCAGCCAGACTGGACCGGTTAGGAAGGAAATCAAGGATCAGTCGCCACAGGCCAACGGCGATAAGAAGTAA
- the LOC134675443 gene encoding protein lethal(2)essential for life-like, whose protein sequence is MKTFSASTYTFIFLVIIGAYLALAEEKCGEKSERRDLYRRRNSLFDQDFGLEFAPGDFLTSMFSPFSFHDYYRPWRHLASISRDVGSTIKTDKDQFQINLDVQHFSPDEITVKTVDGYVVVEGKHEEKEDDHGFVSRQFVRRYSLPEGVEPEKVVSQLSSDGVLTVSAPRRLQLENKSERVVPITQTGPIRKEIKEIKESPELPKNPYTETCDKDSCSKKN, encoded by the coding sequence ATGAAGACATTTAGTGCATCTACGTATACTTTCATCTTCTTAGTCATCATTGGAGCTTATTTAGCTTTGGCTGAAGAGAAATGTGGAGAGAAATCAGAGAGACGAGACTTGTACAGACGGCGGAACAGCTTATTCGATCAAGACTTCGGCTTGGAGTTCGCACCTGGTGACTTCCTGACTTCCATGTTTTCGCCTTTCTCATTCCACGACTACTATCGTCCCTGGCGTCACCTAGCTTCAATCAGCCGAGACGTAGGATCCACCATTAAGACGGATAAAGACCAGTTTCAGATAAACTTGGACGTTCAGCACTTCAGCCCTGATGAGATCACAGTTAAGACTGTAGATGGTTATGTAGTCGTTGAAGGAAAGCATGAGGAAAAGGAAGATGACCATGGCTTCGTCTCTCGTCAGTTTGTGAGGAGATACTCTTTGCCTGAGGGTGTGGAGCCGGAGAAGGTGGTATCCCAGCTGTCCAGTGATGGAGTCCTGACGGTGTCGGCTCCGAGAAGGTTGCAATTGGAGAACAAATCGGAGAGAGTAGTACCCATCACGCAGACTGGCCCGATTAGGAAAGAAATCAAGGAAATAAAGGAAAGCCCAGAGCTACCCAAAAATCCCTATACAGAAACTTGTGATAAGGACAGTTGCTCCAAGAAAAATTAG